A window of the Lysinibacillus irui genome harbors these coding sequences:
- a CDS encoding ABC transporter permease — MNNFLDNIPTIPLAQWVESAMDWLTSNFSTIFNSIQQFGKLLMNQVTDLLMGIPAIILILLVVIFAFFVSGKKFGLAAFSLIGLLFIYNQGLWTHLMETTTLVLFSSIISIIIGIPLGILMSKSTIAENIIKPILDFMQTMPGFVYLIPAVAFFGIGIVPGVFASVIFALPPTVRMTNLGIRQVPKELVEAADSYGSTASQKLFKVEIPLAKSTIMAGINQTVMLSLSMVVIASMIGAPGLGREVLTALQRTQVGNGFVAGLGLVIFAIIIDRLTQSFNKKKAL, encoded by the coding sequence ATGAATAATTTTTTAGATAATATTCCAACAATACCACTAGCTCAATGGGTAGAATCAGCTATGGACTGGTTGACGAGTAATTTTTCAACGATCTTTAACTCTATTCAGCAATTTGGAAAACTACTCATGAATCAGGTCACTGATTTATTAATGGGTATCCCAGCCATTATTCTTATATTACTTGTAGTGATATTTGCCTTCTTCGTTTCAGGCAAAAAATTCGGGCTAGCTGCATTCTCATTAATAGGTCTCTTGTTTATTTATAATCAAGGACTATGGACACACCTTATGGAGACAACTACACTCGTGCTCTTTTCAAGTATTATATCCATCATTATCGGTATTCCACTTGGTATTCTAATGTCGAAATCTACAATAGCTGAAAACATTATTAAACCAATACTTGACTTCATGCAAACAATGCCTGGTTTTGTTTATTTGATCCCAGCAGTTGCCTTCTTCGGCATCGGGATTGTGCCTGGTGTTTTTGCATCTGTTATTTTCGCTTTACCCCCAACAGTACGTATGACAAACCTCGGTATTCGTCAAGTACCGAAGGAATTAGTCGAAGCAGCAGACTCCTATGGTAGTACCGCTAGTCAAAAACTATTTAAAGTAGAGATTCCTTTGGCTAAATCTACGATTATGGCCGGAATTAACCAAACCGTGATGCTATCACTTTCTATGGTAGTTATTGCTTCTATGATTGGAGCACCGGGTCTAGGACGAGAGGTATTAACAGCCCTTCAACGTACACAAGTTGGGAATGGCTTTGTTGCAGGCCTAGGCTTAGTTATTTTTGCTATTATTATTGACCGCTTAACACAAAGCTTTAATAAAAAGAAAGCATTATAG
- a CDS encoding quaternary amine ABC transporter ATP-binding protein, with product MEKIKIEHVSKVFGKHIPQALELVKQQKSKTDILKETGATVGVYDASFTVNEGEIFVIMGLSGSGKSTLIRLLNRLIEPTSGNIYIDGENISTMGKESLRTVRRNKMSMVFQNFGLFPHRTLLQNTEYGLEIRGISKEERQAKAEQALENAGLLAYKDQYPSQLSGGMQQRVGLARALANDPEILLMDEAFSALDPLIRKEMQDELLDLQQTLKKTILFITHDLNEALRIGDRIAIMKDGSIIQIGTGEEILTNPANDYVKTFVEDVDRSKVLTAENVMVRPVYVNVDLDGPTVALKRMRQEAVSLLMAVDKNRHLKGYITADDALAAAKKHEQTVHSIVQTEVLTVPPDMLLQDILGMIYNSPTPIAVVKDDRLLGVLIRGVVIQALSTSDEEAEVHE from the coding sequence ATGGAAAAAATTAAAATAGAACACGTATCGAAAGTGTTTGGCAAACATATTCCCCAAGCACTAGAACTCGTTAAGCAACAAAAAAGTAAGACTGATATCTTAAAAGAAACAGGTGCAACTGTTGGTGTATACGATGCAAGCTTTACTGTCAATGAAGGAGAAATTTTCGTCATTATGGGTTTGTCAGGTAGTGGCAAATCAACCCTTATACGGCTCTTAAACCGCCTTATTGAACCAACGAGCGGAAATATATATATTGATGGAGAAAATATTTCTACAATGGGAAAAGAAAGTCTACGGACTGTAAGAAGAAACAAAATGAGTATGGTATTCCAAAACTTCGGTTTATTCCCCCATCGTACACTACTTCAAAACACCGAATACGGCCTTGAAATTCGTGGTATTTCAAAGGAAGAACGACAAGCAAAAGCTGAACAGGCTCTAGAAAATGCTGGATTACTTGCATACAAAGATCAGTATCCAAGTCAATTATCTGGTGGTATGCAGCAGCGTGTTGGGTTAGCGCGTGCACTTGCAAATGACCCTGAAATACTGCTAATGGATGAAGCTTTTTCTGCACTAGATCCTTTGATTCGTAAAGAAATGCAGGATGAACTACTTGATCTACAACAAACATTGAAAAAAACGATTTTGTTTATTACACATGATTTAAATGAAGCATTACGCATTGGGGACCGGATCGCTATTATGAAGGATGGTTCTATCATTCAGATTGGTACAGGGGAAGAAATATTAACCAACCCAGCAAATGATTATGTCAAAACATTCGTAGAGGATGTGGACCGTTCTAAAGTATTAACAGCTGAAAATGTTATGGTACGACCTGTTTACGTTAATGTAGACTTGGATGGCCCTACAGTAGCACTCAAACGCATGCGACAAGAAGCAGTTAGTTTATTAATGGCTGTTGATAAAAATCGACACTTAAAAGGCTATATTACTGCGGATGATGCACTAGCTGCAGCTAAAAAGCATGAACAGACCGTCCACTCCATTGTGCAAACAGAGGTGCTAACCGTTCCACCAGATATGCTATTACAAGATATTCTAGGGATGATTTATAATTCACCTACTCCTATCGCAGTTGTAAAAGATGACCGCTTACTAGGGGTTCTCATTAGGGGCGTTGTCATCCAAGCACTTTCAACGAGCGATGAGGAGGCCGAAGTACATGAATAA
- a CDS encoding TrkA C-terminal domain-containing protein translates to MNLEKNVQVKQPKYQQIANDLASKIVERKYQIGDKIYARSSLASQYNVSAETARRAIAVLQDLEIVEASKGSGVIIKSYEKAAHFVRQFHDVQSIHEIQNELLTSIQKQHHELINLQDKAKQLISRTEHFRSVNPFIPYQLEMTADSPCIHQTVQALNFWQNTSSTIVGIRRGNELLLSPGPYVSFEEGDIIYFVGNDESFARVQSFLYPN, encoded by the coding sequence ATGAACTTAGAAAAAAATGTTCAAGTAAAACAGCCAAAATATCAACAAATAGCCAATGACCTTGCATCAAAGATCGTGGAACGAAAATACCAAATTGGCGATAAAATATATGCAAGATCCTCTTTAGCAAGTCAATATAATGTTTCGGCGGAAACTGCAAGAAGAGCCATTGCTGTTTTACAAGACTTAGAAATTGTAGAGGCCTCAAAAGGTAGTGGAGTTATCATTAAATCTTATGAAAAAGCGGCACATTTCGTTAGACAGTTTCATGATGTTCAATCTATACATGAAATACAAAATGAACTTTTGACTAGCATCCAAAAACAGCATCATGAATTAATTAATTTACAAGATAAAGCAAAGCAGCTAATTAGCCGCACAGAGCATTTCCGCTCAGTCAATCCTTTCATTCCCTATCAATTAGAAATGACAGCTGATAGCCCTTGCATTCATCAAACAGTACAAGCATTAAACTTTTGGCAAAATACATCAAGTACCATTGTAGGAATTCGACGTGGTAATGAATTATTACTATCCCCTGGACCTTATGTCTCATTCGAAGAGGGAGACATTATTTATTTTGTCGGTAATGATGAAAGCTTTGCCAGAGTTCAAAGCTTTTTATATCCAAATTAA
- a CDS encoding GTP cyclohydrolase II, with protein sequence MTITTKVMDLVKDKMTMVKYTDTENICLVGPVNLPIKQGDFSAAFQWYNWLKVDANLSKEEIIDGLATANLAFLQQSSVLVYGDFTHSEDALIRMHSICHTGDIFGSQRCDCGYQLHESMKMIVEHGCGAIFYLADHEGRGIGLFSKSLAYLLQEEGLDTVEANHALGFPDDTRSYEEALAVLATLRSKPVTLITNNPKKLAALQDRGLAAEGHVPLWGGLTETNRYYLETKVEKSGHIREKQ encoded by the coding sequence ATGACAATTACGACTAAAGTTATGGACTTAGTGAAAGATAAAATGACAATGGTGAAGTATACCGACACAGAAAATATTTGCCTTGTTGGACCTGTAAATTTACCGATTAAACAAGGTGATTTTTCTGCCGCATTTCAATGGTATAACTGGCTTAAAGTTGATGCAAATTTATCAAAAGAAGAAATCATTGATGGATTAGCCACTGCCAATTTAGCCTTTTTACAGCAATCATCAGTCCTTGTATATGGTGATTTTACCCATTCAGAAGATGCTTTAATCCGAATGCATAGTATTTGTCACACAGGTGACATATTTGGCAGCCAACGCTGTGATTGTGGCTATCAATTGCATGAGTCCATGAAAATGATTGTGGAGCATGGCTGCGGAGCAATTTTTTATTTAGCAGACCATGAAGGCCGTGGTATTGGTTTATTCTCTAAATCTCTTGCTTATTTATTACAAGAGGAAGGGTTAGACACGGTTGAGGCAAACCATGCTCTTGGCTTCCCGGACGATACTCGTTCTTATGAAGAAGCACTTGCCGTTCTAGCTACGCTGCGTTCTAAACCGGTAACACTTATTACAAATAATCCTAAAAAACTGGCTGCTTTACAGGATCGCGGCTTGGCAGCAGAAGGGCATGTACCTTTATGGGGTGGGTTGACGGAGACGAACCGTTATTATTTAGAAACAAAGGTTGAAAAATCTGGACATATACGCGAAAAGCAATGA
- the ribD gene encoding bifunctional diaminohydroxyphosphoribosylaminopyrimidine deaminase/5-amino-6-(5-phosphoribosylamino)uracil reductase RibD yields MTNLDEKYMQLALDLAASAKGNTNPNPLVGAVIVKDGVIVGTGLHRKAGEPHAEVHAFRMASEHAHGATLYVMLEPCSHYGKTPPCANLVKDSGVRRVVVAMQDPNPAVAGRGIQLLRDAGIEVEVGILEQQARRLNERFIHNMLTQRPFVISKFAMTLDGKIATHTGHSKWVTGEAAREDVHQIRHEVDGILVGVGTVIADNPTLTTRLKEGNGKHPTRIIMDSSLRTPDLANVLNTEQAQTILVCSKDVSQDKIDQFTEKGVTVLPVGKNEHGLQIDEMLEQLYQLGITDILLEGGSKVNASFLQQGAIDKYVVYIAPKVLGGNLSLTPFAGHNPSFMNEAWNVEVTTFDKVGEDLRIIAYPKQGEEK; encoded by the coding sequence ATGACGAATTTAGATGAAAAGTATATGCAATTAGCACTAGATTTAGCAGCTAGTGCGAAAGGAAATACTAACCCAAATCCACTTGTTGGGGCAGTCATTGTGAAGGACGGCGTGATTGTTGGCACAGGCTTACACAGAAAAGCAGGTGAACCTCATGCAGAAGTGCATGCTTTTCGCATGGCTAGTGAACATGCGCACGGTGCGACGCTCTATGTAATGCTAGAGCCCTGCTCACATTATGGCAAAACACCTCCTTGTGCGAATTTAGTGAAGGATTCTGGAGTACGTCGTGTTGTGGTTGCTATGCAAGATCCTAACCCAGCTGTAGCAGGGCGTGGCATTCAATTGCTTCGAGATGCTGGAATAGAGGTAGAAGTGGGGATTTTAGAGCAACAAGCGCGCCGTTTAAATGAACGCTTTATTCACAATATGTTGACGCAACGCCCCTTTGTCATTTCAAAATTTGCTATGACTTTAGATGGGAAAATTGCCACACATACAGGGCATTCTAAGTGGGTGACAGGCGAGGCAGCGCGTGAGGATGTGCACCAAATTCGTCATGAAGTAGATGGAATTTTAGTAGGTGTTGGTACAGTCATCGCTGATAATCCTACTTTAACAACAAGATTAAAGGAAGGGAATGGAAAACATCCAACACGTATTATTATGGATAGTTCTCTACGTACACCTGACCTTGCGAATGTGTTAAATACAGAGCAAGCACAAACGATTCTTGTTTGTAGTAAGGACGTAAGCCAAGACAAGATTGATCAGTTTACAGAGAAAGGTGTCACGGTTTTACCTGTGGGCAAAAATGAACACGGACTTCAGATTGATGAGATGCTTGAACAGCTTTATCAACTTGGCATTACAGATATTCTACTAGAAGGTGGAAGTAAAGTGAATGCTTCATTTTTACAGCAAGGAGCTATTGACAAGTATGTGGTGTATATTGCCCCTAAAGTTCTGGGAGGGAATTTATCGTTAACGCCATTTGCTGGCCATAATCCCTCTTTTATGAACGAAGCATGGAATGTTGAAGTTACTACATTTGATAAAGTCGGCGAGGATTTGCGAATTATTGCCTATCCAAAGCAAGGTGAGGAAAAATGA
- a CDS encoding FAD-dependent oxidoreductase yields MNYHADVCIVGAGPAGTLLAYLLAQKGLSVILLEQNAALGQAFRGEHLNEEGEAVLKNHHLFEAVESLGVLRMEKLEYYADGRPFKTIYPDEAVGHLGIHVPQKHLLKAIIQKAQLLPNFTCLLHTKVIKLVMDASGYYKGITAIKGGDTIKINSQLIIGADGRYSTIRKQAHIDAQKHKHGFDLLWAKIPAPPGWEPSIKMALIEDKQLSLFTQVGGFIQIGWNIEQGSFPQLRKQVFTPFIQQLSDAFPELAKTVTERITSWRDFVLLDVFSSHCHSWGTKGLVLLGDAVHTMTPTGAFGLNSALKDAECLASLLNKDTLAHFNVQDFQQMRKQAIEEVLAKQIEKEQTFADNFINKAS; encoded by the coding sequence ATGAATTACCATGCGGATGTATGTATAGTAGGAGCAGGACCAGCTGGAACATTGCTGGCCTATTTATTAGCCCAAAAAGGGTTATCCGTGATTCTACTAGAGCAGAACGCAGCACTCGGCCAGGCATTTCGTGGCGAGCATTTAAATGAGGAGGGCGAGGCTGTTTTAAAAAACCATCATCTTTTTGAAGCAGTCGAATCCCTTGGCGTATTACGAATGGAGAAGCTTGAGTATTACGCAGATGGTAGACCTTTTAAAACGATATATCCTGATGAGGCAGTAGGGCATTTAGGTATACATGTACCGCAAAAACATTTATTAAAAGCCATTATACAAAAAGCACAATTATTACCCAACTTTACATGTTTACTACATACAAAGGTAATAAAGCTCGTTATGGATGCATCGGGATATTATAAAGGGATCACAGCAATAAAAGGTGGGGACACGATAAAAATCAATAGTCAGTTAATAATCGGTGCTGATGGCCGCTATTCTACCATTCGTAAGCAAGCACATATTGATGCTCAAAAACATAAACATGGCTTTGATTTACTATGGGCTAAAATTCCTGCCCCTCCTGGCTGGGAACCATCAATTAAAATGGCATTAATCGAAGATAAGCAACTGTCATTGTTTACACAAGTCGGGGGCTTTATTCAAATTGGCTGGAATATTGAACAAGGGAGCTTCCCGCAGCTTCGAAAACAAGTGTTTACACCATTTATACAACAGCTTTCGGATGCATTTCCAGAGTTAGCGAAGACCGTGACGGAGCGTATAACATCTTGGCGTGATTTTGTGTTGCTGGATGTCTTCAGTAGCCATTGTCATAGCTGGGGGACAAAAGGTCTTGTCTTGTTAGGGGATGCTGTTCATACTATGACACCCACTGGCGCCTTTGGGCTTAATAGTGCACTGAAGGATGCAGAGTGTCTTGCGTCATTACTAAATAAAGACACGCTAGCACATTTTAATGTACAAGATTTTCAACAAATGCGTAAGCAAGCCATTGAAGAAGTATTAGCAAAACAAATTGAAAAAGAGCAAACATTTGCTGATAATTTCATCAATAAGGCTTCTTGA
- a CDS encoding 5' nucleotidase, NT5C type, with translation MKFGFDIDDTLIDLRAHAFSLYNQKLGKNVSFETFQALLRVEIHEPFGLTDEEGSAMWNSTLEEIYFTDCPPFKDALETLQALAESGHEIYYITSRPKQYCAQTKAWMEEQGFPITEGRFFCGMQDTEKVAIIKELALDIYVDDKPAVLETLNDVRTKVMLKNQSYNQHVNLPRLYDWQEFQGMLQK, from the coding sequence ATGAAGTTTGGCTTTGATATAGATGACACATTAATTGATTTACGAGCACATGCCTTTTCTCTTTACAATCAAAAACTAGGGAAGAATGTTTCCTTTGAAACCTTTCAAGCCTTACTACGAGTAGAAATTCATGAACCTTTTGGTTTAACGGATGAGGAAGGTTCAGCAATGTGGAATAGCACATTAGAGGAAATTTATTTTACGGACTGTCCTCCTTTTAAGGACGCCTTAGAAACACTGCAAGCTTTAGCCGAGTCAGGACATGAGATTTACTATATTACTTCTCGTCCTAAGCAGTATTGTGCGCAAACAAAAGCATGGATGGAAGAGCAAGGTTTCCCCATTACCGAAGGACGTTTTTTCTGTGGGATGCAAGATACAGAAAAAGTGGCCATTATAAAAGAGCTTGCTTTAGATATTTATGTAGATGATAAACCAGCTGTGCTGGAAACGCTGAACGACGTAAGGACTAAAGTTATGTTAAAAAATCAATCCTATAACCAACATGTGAATCTACCACGCTTATATGATTGGCAAGAGTTTCAAGGGATGCTACAAAAATAA